TATGTAACTAAGAGTCCTACTTTTCTCAGAGTACTCATGCAGAGAACACGCTTTAGAGATTTTTTGGTTGACCAGGGAAGAATGGAGAACAGATTCTCCATGTCAGCATGCTTGTCTTGTTCTAATTTTTCTCTTATATTTGCCATGATTTCTTTCCTCAAATTAGCAGGGAGGCAGTTTTTCTCCATCCACACTTTCATATCTTGCTCTTTTGATTTGATCTTCCTTCTTATCTCCTCTGACTTCTCAGTTTCCATAGACATAAATGTCTGCATACAAAAAGTTGAATTTAATTAGCTAGATCCTCCAAACCTGTCCAGCCAAGGAAATAATATATAGATAGATTGATTGCCAACCTGCACATTTCCGATGAGGTACAAAAACAGTAACAAGCCAATGATAGAAATAAGAATTGCGAATAAATTCTCCCATACATAGTTACTTGTTACAAGATTCGTGCCAAAATTACTGCAAAGAATCAACCAAATGATCAAGCATATGCATTAATATTTGTTACGTATGGAAGAAAAATATGGTACAATATTGTAAGATATTCAACTTATTGTATAAGAATCattaattataattataattaaCATATATATGCAAACCTCAAATTTCGTAGACCCCACCAGAAAGAGTAACACAACTTTTGTGGAAAGTTGGTTGATGCCGTGTTATTAGACATCAGAGAATCAAGAaatattccaaaatcaaatgGTCCAGTAGCATTGATAGGGCACGATGCATTCAGAGATGTTATAAGTGTCACCATATCGTCTGAATGTTTGTACTCATCACAATAAAAGGTACTTGTACAGTTGTGACCACAACTTCGATGCCAACATGATGTCTCTCGTTGAATCGAAAAGAAATACCAAAAGGCTCCAAGTACCTATCAAAAGGCAACACATAATTAAGATAAATTTTAATGGTCTCAGTAGGACAGTAAAGGAAATGTAAATGTAGGATGTGCTCTCATTCATTGCCGAATTCTTTTAGTATATAGGAATAGAGCTTCTCTCCATATAAATCTATAGATTCTGCTCATATATGCAGGTCCCTTAGTTTTGTCAACGTTTATCAAAGAAACTCAGACATGCATTGGTCACTAAAATAGAGATAAAACATAAATTGACAGCAAAAAGAAACTTACGTGACTTGCAAAGATATAGAGAAAGAAATTGAATAGTCCTTTAATCCATATTCCATGACTCTTTGTAAGTTTTTTCGAAGATAGGTGCATACGATAAATTCTTGCCAAATATTGAGCGAGAAGAAAGAAGTTCAAAATCTTCCTGTGGTCCAAATATCCAGAGCCTCTCATTTTGAAGAAGACAACAAGTAGTAGCACCTGGACAACATAGATAGTAATCAGTACGTAAGAAATTCATTAATTAGTTACAAGTTGCTGGTAGTTAAACCTAGATAGCTGATTAAGTATGAGGTTTAACTTAATTATCTTACCTGTGGGATAGGAAGAACAGCTAGAATGTCAGTTATGAGAGAGCGCAGTGACAAATTGTCAACTATTGCATCAACATATTCAAAGAAACATAAAAATTTCGATTCTTCCTGGGTAGCCATCTTATCCGAGGCTGCAGCAATCATAGCTTCACGAATTTGATAGATAATATGCACTATAAAAGTGATATCCATGAGTGATCGCAAAAGAAGAGTTACGTTCCTCAGTTTTATGTCTGCTTCAAGGCACTTCTTTTCCCTATCGATGATAGGAATGTAAAAGAACAATGGATCCAGTGAGACTGCGATAACACACGAGGCTACAAATATCGAATCCCACCATGAACCTCGAACCGAAAAGCTAGTCCACCACGAACTAAATCTCCTTTTCGTTTTTTTCATTTCTGATGGTTTCCGACCATATCCATAATGAGTAGTGTAACCTGTGAGACTGATAAGAAGATGGAAAATGCAATCAGAAAGGAAAAAGAGCTTGCATGTGTATAACTTTTCAGAAAACAGGTCCGCAATTCTAGATTCGAAGAAACTAACCTTACTTCTGGGGCTTCATCCATCGAGTTAATCATAACTATTGCTGTTTAGATcatgcaaagaaattaaaactGATGGAAATTTGAGTACAATTGTAAGACTTTATAATAAGGATTAATTTGTGTGCGGTGTACCTCTTGGTTCAGTTGTGGTGGGCTGGTAGCAAGTGGCCGTTGACAATTTGCAAAGACCTTGTCCTAATTAAGCTAGTGGCTATTGATGAATTATTATTACCAACTAATTAAGCTAGTTCCAGTTGTTCATGAATGACTTCTTCCTGCAGCTTGCTCGGAATGCAATTGACCTAAAACCATCCCTCATttagaaataaaattaaatatatgtaaaagtaaatggagattggaatggtctactcatttcatttcatagtccctttatatagggaagaaattacaacggaaatattgatTACAATTATGATATTAAATACTGATTGATCTATCTTTTATGCTAATTGATTGGTAATTACTGATTCATTGATTCCttcttcgtcagttactttgacgaaggcacataatatgtttttcctttaacactcccccttgtgccaagtcaaagacgaaatggtgcataagttgttgcctcactaaaaaacttgccaagtaacaataaaaaccctgtgggacaaaaaataaaacttggtcgaaggaaaagagcacaacgcaccttctacatttgagaatgacatgtgtgtgttagactccccctgacgtctacacctccccctgacgtctacacctccccctgatacttacattaatcaagggagcttggaaagtcttcgcattcctatacttttcacatgtttctcaaatatggccttaggcaatgatttggtgaacaaatctgtcacattctcctcagaccttacttgattcacttgaatcttgaggagggcatgttgttgctgattgtagaaaaacttcggcgatatgtgttttgtattatcacccttgatatatcctatcttcatctgttcgatgcaagctgcattatcttcataaatgcaagtagactcttcagtggtagaactcaaaccactagtccctcgaatatgtgtgatgatagttcttaaccatacacactcacgaaccgcctcatgtagggcgatgatctctgagtggttcgaggaggtagccacaagggtttgcttggttgatctccaagatatcgccgtgttcccaatggtaaatacataaccagtttgggaacgacctttatgtgggtcagagagatacccagcatcagcaaaaccaaccaaaacatcatttggcgtttcggtgtagtgtgtggcactttcaccatcaatatttccttcagggattgcagttccatctgcggtccctcttgtctctctgtaggaaaagaacagtcccaagtcaatggttccttttaggtatctgaagatgttcttgataccattccagtgacgctgcgttggcgctgagctaaatctagctaacaagttcactgagaatgcaatgtctggtcgagtacattgggctaagtacaataatgcgcatattgcacttaggtagggaatttcagctcccaacacctcttcgtcatcttccttctgacgaaatggatctttctttgcatccaagcttcgaccgatcatatgagtgctagcaggatgcgctttgtccatgttaaatcgcctgagcatcttttagacatacgcagactggtggattagtattccacaaactcggtgttctagttcaaggcctagacagaatcgagttttcccaaaatccttcatctcaaattcggatttcaagtagctcgcggtttctcttatttcatcaagagtacctattatgttcatatcatcgacatatactgctacaattgcaaatccggaacttgttttctttatgaatacgtaggggcatagttcatcgttcttatatcccttcccaatcaagtagtcacttagacgggtataccacatccgcccagattgtttcaatccgtaaagtgagcgtttcaacctaattgcaaacgcactccgtggtttagagtcacttgacttgggtaatgtaaggccatcaggaactttcatatatatctctgaatctagatccccatagagatatgcagtcaccacatccatgagctgcatttccagtcattCGGAAACTACTAGGCTAACCaagtagcggaatgttataacgtccattacgggagagtatgtctcctcgtagtcaattccagggcgttgggAGAAACCTTGTgtcacaaggcgagccttgtacctcaggacttcattcttctcattacgctttctaacaaagacccatttatgtcctacaggctttacacttggtggggttagcactaccggaccaaatacctgtctctttgtcagagaatctaattctgcctggattgcttctttccatttaggttaatctgctctttgttgacattctgcaacatagcgtggttcgatatcatcgtgctctatgatttcttgagcaatagtgtatgcaaatacatcatcaatgtgtatggaagatctttctatcaactcataggcactctcataatccattgagatttctttgttctctggaatcatttcaaatatcggagcgtcctccagtattgattcatggacatagctataatcagagacaatctcatgagagggattctctacattgatgatcaACGGATctgtttgtgccttactcgccctcttcttccttgggtgagtgtcaatcgaacctaGTGGCCTCCCCATCTTCCTTtgaggagccacggcctcaaccatacctccactaagtgtggttgtagtgcctctatctgaggcaccgtgccccttgttggggacttctaaccttacaggcacatttgcagctggtatatgtgatctcgtcacttttacgatatcagaaaacgcatcaggcatcgaatctgctacgttttgaagatcgattattcttttcacttcactttcacattgtgaagtgcggggatcaaaatgagacagagtgggaacaaaccacgacaattcctgtcgttcccttggaaaatcctttttcctatctccccctaacgaccggAAGACTgcctcatcaaagtgacaatccgcaaatcgagcggtaaagagatcgcctgtcaagggttccaaatagcggataatcgttggagatacgtatccaacataaatacttaattgtctctgaggacccattttagtgcgctgtaggggcgcaataggcacatatacgatgcaaccaaatatgcgtaggtgtgaaatgtcaggctcatatccagttaccagctggtacgcagaaaatggttggctagtagTGGGTCTCGaatgagtaaagctgcgtgcaatattgcataaccccatgcagatataggcaagttggtgcgcataaccaatgccctagccaccatctgtagccttttgatggtggcttctgcgagaccattttgtgtatgcacatggggtacaagatgctctacatcgatcccaatagacatgcaataatcatcaaatgcttttgatgtaaactctccagcattatcaagccttatagacttgatagggtgatcagggtggtgagcccttaagcgtataatctgtgctagaagttttgcaaatgcagcatttcttgtggacaataaaacgacatgtgaccagcgtgtcgaggcatccaccagaaccataaagtacttatatggtccgcattctggatggataggtccacagatgtctccttgtatcctttgtaagaatggaatattttgttttgtatctttagcataggaaggtctcgatcctgtttttgctaaagagcaggctttgcaaaacgagttatgtgcctttgaaatagtcaatgaggcataatgggagggggtagtgcttctggtacttcagaatgtAATGGCTGTATTTGAGCAATACGAGCACCGACACCtttcagtgtggcggatttttctcccattttatttttcactcgaaagaagggatgtccgtgtgagttttTCAAGATGCgtatcatcatgtcacgaccagggtgccctaggcggtcatgccaaagcctgtatgagtcagtgtcccacatttcattgttggtgacaacatatgattcaatgatccgaatcgtagtgaggtacagtccactagattgactcataagtttctctaaaatgcgtttccttccacattcattagaggtaatataaaggtattcaattccattctcacagtgtgtttctacatgataaccgttgacacgaatatctttgaaacttaacaaggttcgattagctctatGTGCATATAGAGcatctgtgactttaaatgttgtgccattaggcagcaaaaaatTTAGctgttcctcgcccttttattacttgtgatgatccaatcatcgtagtcacagaggaattataggctattaattcaataaataattgcctattccttaatatggtgtgggtagtcccactatcaactaagcactcgatttctcctcgattcattcctacaaataaatgggatatatatattattaattttgaaaatataactcatattctttagagcatgactattttagtagaatgataatttttttttcattctaataatattttttttctctagatgtattgctttacatctttatagtgctttttcgaaccatgtgaatatgtgtggtacataaaaatcgaataaattcaatgcttcagaataaaatccgaaatttattaataagtcaacgataatcaaatcaaggtcttattcagaaatctaattcaaacaattattgaaataaactttaagactacgtaatagtctaattaaaaaaaaatgaggcattatgtcTTCACAACTGTGTTTGGAAAATagaataaataaagcagatgagtcaaaatctgaagcatccattgactgagcaagttccttgttgccattgaagtctgcaattgtgaggttgacatctgggtcattgcctccttcttccatatagtgagcctcttgttcttgaGACTCCTTATacttcttgtaattggctgctactctgttgcttgcttgacagttcttgtaccaatgccccatGACttcacacctatagcatggttcattgccaactctaccctgtttgactgaagggttcttaggtgccctttgcaccttgtttccatgaccactagggccagcaccaccatctctgcgccatacattgggagggcctccatggCCCATACCAGgacccccacgtcccttgccacgtggtgcattgttgccacatgGGTAGGAATCAACACGTCCAACCCTCTTTTCATTgaggttctttccacctttgactttgccataattagcctcaggaattttctttgtcccaacgggtctggcattgttgctcaaaagaacctcattgtgcctctcagccacttgcagtaggttgatcagtttattgaaggttgtgattcttttattatcatactccagcctatactggttcgctagtataattgctgaagtaggaaaggtggaaagagtcttttggatcatatcatcttctgtgagttcctttccacagaaatttagacttgcctttaggcgcaacatgtatttgttgaagtcattgacccttttgtagtcaagcaagcggatttcattccactgaacagtcAATTCTaggagcaaggtgtcatgaatgttcccaaaacgtctcttaagggcatcccacaattctttgggtgtcttcaactggaggtattcccagcgtaggctaggatcaatatgtcgccttaaAAACATTAAGGCGTTTGCTTTTACCTTATCAGACAGTCCATCGTCCTTGGGGTCAGTGGTAggtttgatggtggcagtgtattcttttgccacaaatgcagtttctacatcggaaacccaacggtggtactcaagtccttctgagtccaaaatgtcaaattcaggtcgagttggatcagccatctacatcaacaagagagaatatataaattacgcagtcacaaaagacatccacgtgtattattttccaaacaatatgaattagatttcaagaccaagattcgtaatggttaCACATTTTTttccgatgctatgtgaaaatactttatcacagtaatgttgtgtgtataaatgcgcatgaattttcattatcatggcaaagcataattttatatgttgtattacaaaaataactataacacatttaataataaaacatagcatatataaaaataaatgacatggcttgttcaaaattttacaaatatacaacaaattatatactacatataacaatagcaagaatatatcatgcataacataaaatacaaatgagagcataatataaaggcatgcttaggaataatttatataaggataaatcatgcttaaaggtaattatataaaacataaaaacaaggcATGctgaaaatgatcaaaattatctaattaaacatgcgtaataacaaaatataaaggtataaacaataaggtataaagcatgcttaaaaatagaaaatataaataaaattcacatgctttagattccacgaatatatatcacatatataacaagcaataaaatagcatgctcaaaaaataaaataaaataaattctaatgataaataattaaatataccataatatgaaaataaaagagaacatacttggtttcgagaaaaacaatcctaacgcacgcgcgtgttgatgcaggcgtgcgatGTTTGGGCCGCTTCCTATCTCTTTTGagcctttgttttgttttttttttcttttttttctgtttctctctttttctgggCCTCAAGgcctgttttgttttttgtttttttttttttcagtctgGGCCGGGTCTGTTCTCTGGGCTGGCCCTTTACTTTgggtcaagttttttttttttttttttttctgtttttgttttttctctgggccttctgttctttgggcctttttttttctgggcctgcAGGGCCTGCTCCTCTTTTTTTGTTATGTTCTGGGCCTGTTTTTTCGTTTCTGGGTCGGGTCCCTACTTCGGCCCGAGttgccctcttttttttttttttttttctttttcttcttcttcctccttcggcTTTCCTTCCTTCTGGTTTACGAGGATCTGCAGGTGGGCGAGGGCGGGGCCGGGCGTAGCTGGGTTGCGGGGATGAGAGGCCGGACGCGGCTGGGCTGCAAGGAGGTAAGGCCGGGCGCTGCTGGGCTACGGGGATGAGAGGCCGGATGCGGCTGGGCTGATGCAGGACCGGGTCGGAGGCGCTGCTACAAGCGTCGGAGGCTGGGCTGTGCGCGCGGAGGCTGGATCAAAGGCTCGATCGTGCTGCTGGTGCGGGGGCACTGCAGGTGGGTGGACGCATGGGCGTCTGGGTGCCCTTAGTAATTCGATGGAGGCCGGTGGTG
This portion of the Rosa chinensis cultivar Old Blush chromosome 1, RchiOBHm-V2, whole genome shotgun sequence genome encodes:
- the LOC112174524 gene encoding cyclic nucleotide-gated ion channel 1 is translated as MINSMDEAPEVSLTGYTTHYGYGRKPSEMKKTKRRFSSWWTSFSVRGSWWDSIFVASCVIAVSLDPLFFYIPIIDREKKCLEADIKLRNVTLLLRSLMDITFIVHIIYQIREAMIAAASDKMATQEESKFLCFFEYVDAIVDNLSLRSLITDILAVLPIPQVLLLVVFFKMRGSGYLDHRKILNFFLLAQYLARIYRMHLSSKKLTKSHGIWIKGLFNFFLYIFASHVLGAFWYFFSIQRETSCWHRSCGHNCTSTFYCDEYKHSDDMVTLITSLNASCPINATGPFDFGIFLDSLMSNNTASTNFPQKLCYSFWWGLRNLSNFGTNLVTSNYVWENLFAILISIIGLLLFLYLIGNVQTFMSMETEKSEEIRRKIKSKEQDMKVWMEKNCLPANLRKEIMANIREKLEQDKHADMENLFSILPWSTKKSLKRVLCMSTLRKVPMLEGMNPKVLKMICDYLKPVIYPEHSYVAKVDEPVDRMVLVTEGTMWIYSSNTSTPSKIHRTVENGDIYGDEQLLSWASKDMQHVSFATLPISKENVKCHTRVEGFAITAKDLKAVATKCKMYWNYDDPREKERVASSTIGTSFRRNRNNPNRPATVGVGAATSPRTRIEYLQKRT